One region of Wyeomyia smithii strain HCP4-BCI-WySm-NY-G18 chromosome 3, ASM2978416v1, whole genome shotgun sequence genomic DNA includes:
- the LOC129731988 gene encoding uncharacterized protein LOC129731988: MIAFTILLCSLVITLPQIALGLRCELCESSIGWDDCVDNSHVETCRIDRTREQLQKLDYHSKVTTTTVKPITEDDAACLMVELTVLATKESIFRRSCTYDRNLCEGWDTTAVLVKECSICAPKGNSTACVENHVVMVPNVAGAAGNGSTAAHLPIPVEPTIALGPNLTCVFQLSSSTCPIVHLAFMLLALLISLSI; the protein is encoded by the exons ATGATCGCCTTTACGATTTTGCTGTGTAGTTTAGTTATTACTCTCCCCCAGATAG CCCTGGGTCTTCGGTGTGAACTATGCGAGTCCAGCATCGGATGGGATGATTGCGTTGACAACTCACACGTGGAGACCTGCAGAATCGACCGGACCCGCGAACAGCTGCAGAAATTGGACTATCATTCGAAGGTCACAACTACCACCGTCAAACCCATAACCGAGGATGACGCGGCTTGCCTAATGGTGGAGCTGACCGTGCTCGCCACCAAAGAATCCATCTTTCGACGGAGCTGCACCTACGATCGGAACCTGTGCGAAGGCTGGGATACCACAGCAGTTCTCGTTAAGGAGTGCTCTATTTGTGCCCCAAAGGGTAATTCTACGGCATGTGTAGAGAATCATGTTGTGATGGTGCCAAACGTGGCTGGTGCTGCAGGCAACGGCAGCACCGCAGCGCATCTTCCGATTCCGGTTGAACCAACGATTGCACTCGGACCAAATCTCACCTGTGTGTTTCAGCTGTCGAGCAGCACGTGTCCAATAGTGCATCTTGCTTTCATGTTACTAGCGTTGCTGATTAGTTTGAGCATTTAA